GTAAATCCCGGGTTTGAAAAGGAGTTCACAGAAAAACTCTCACAGATTACAGACATAAAAAACATAAACTATCTCATAATGAACCATGCTGAACCAGACCATTCCAATGCAATTCCACTCATAATGGAAATGAGTAACGCCACACTCATTACATCTGAAAAAGGCGCAAAGATGGCTGATGTTTACTATAAGGTTCCTGAGGAAAGGATAAAGAAAGTAAAAGATAATGATACCATAGATCTTGGAGGGAAAACTCTCAAATTCTTTGATGCCCCATGGCTTCACTGGCCAGAAACAATGTTCACATATCTTGTAGAAACCGGAGTTCTATTCCCCTGTGATTTTTTTGGAGCCCATACTGCCGCAGGGCTTTATGACAGCGATGTGGATGAAATACTTTCATACGCAAAGGGATACTTTGGGGAAATAATGATGCCCTATAAGAATATGGGAAAAAAAGCCATTGACAAAATAGAAAACATTGGGATTAAAATGATTGCACCAAGCCACGGTCCTGTTTACAGAAACCCCGAAAGGATTCTTGAAGTCTATCGCAAATGGACTGTTGGAGAAACAAAAGAAAAAGCAGTTCTTGCTTACGTGAGCATGTGGAATTCCACAGAAAGAATGATAAAAACTATTTCAGAAACACTGCTATCTGAAAGCATTGACGTAAAAATTTATAACCTCGCAATTGCGGATTTGGGAAATCTTGCAGCAGACCTTGTTGATTCACGTGCAATTGTCCTTGGCTCACCTACAGTACTTGGAGGAATGCACCCGGTTGCAATGTATGGAGCGCTCCTTGTAAAGGCTTTGAAGCCGCCTTTAAAATATGGCGCAATACTCAGCTCTTACGGCTGGGGAGGGGTGGCAATTAAACAGGCGCTTGAGATTCTTGGTCCTACCAAAATTGAAGTAGTTGGAACACACGAGATAAATGGGCCACCAACACCGGATGACCACCAGAAAGTAACTGAAATAGGAAAACAACTTGCAGGCAAAATAAAGCAGTAACTTTTTCGAGAGTTTAAAGAAACGGGAAGCATTCATTAAAAAACTTCTGGGGTCAGCTTGAAAAGAAACAGATTAGGGTTTTAAAGATTTGAAAGCAGTAGTACAACGCGTTAAAAAAGCCTCTGTAATCATCGAAGGGAAAATTTTCGGAACAATAGAAAAAGGATTTGCCATACTTCTTGGTATATCAGAAACTGATACAGAGGAGGATGTAAAATACCTTTCAGAAAAAATTGCTAACCTGCGTATTTTTGAAGATTCACAGGGAAAGATGAATCTGTCGTGTCTTGACATAAAGGGAGATTTCCTTGTAGTCTCTCAATTCACCCTTATTGCTGACTGCAGAAAGGGAAGAAGACCAAGTTTTATCGAAGCTGCAAGACCTGAAAAAGCAATACCTCTATATGAAAATTTCATTTCCCTTTTAAGACAAACAGGTTCAAAGGTTGAAACCGGAGAATTTGGGGCATCAATGGTTGTTGAAATTCACAATGACGGTCCAGTCACAATAATCCTCGATAGCAGGGAAAGGTAACAATGGCGAATGAAATTCAAAAACAGGGTTTGCTTCAATACACTCCCTATTTTCTGCCTTTTGCAGTTTTTCTTGTTCTAACATCTATTGGCAACCGGTTTGATAATGGTCCCTATATAATTTACCCAATTAAAACAATCATAACTGCTTTTCTTTTATTTTACTACTGGAAAAACTATGAGGAAATAAAATTCAATTTTTCTTTTATCCCTGTAATAGTAGGGATAATTGTTTTTGCAATATGGGTTCTTCC
The nucleotide sequence above comes from Candidatus Schekmanbacteria bacterium RIFCSPLOWO2_02_FULL_38_14. Encoded proteins:
- a CDS encoding MBL fold hydrolase, encoding MSKHNVPEISEGVYWVGSKDWNRKIFDSLIQLHQGTSYNSYLVKGKEKIALIDTVNPGFEKEFTEKLSQITDIKNINYLIMNHAEPDHSNAIPLIMEMSNATLITSEKGAKMADVYYKVPEERIKKVKDNDTIDLGGKTLKFFDAPWLHWPETMFTYLVETGVLFPCDFFGAHTAAGLYDSDVDEILSYAKGYFGEIMMPYKNMGKKAIDKIENIGIKMIAPSHGPVYRNPERILEVYRKWTVGETKEKAVLAYVSMWNSTERMIKTISETLLSESIDVKIYNLAIADLGNLAADLVDSRAIVLGSPTVLGGMHPVAMYGALLVKALKPPLKYGAILSSYGWGGVAIKQALEILGPTKIEVVGTHEINGPPTPDDHQKVTEIGKQLAGKIKQ
- a CDS encoding D-tyrosyl-tRNA(Tyr) deacylase; its protein translation is MKAVVQRVKKASVIIEGKIFGTIEKGFAILLGISETDTEEDVKYLSEKIANLRIFEDSQGKMNLSCLDIKGDFLVVSQFTLIADCRKGRRPSFIEAARPEKAIPLYENFISLLRQTGSKVETGEFGASMVVEIHNDGPVTIILDSRER